Sequence from the Candidatus Dormiibacterota bacterium genome:
ACATCGCGCTGGCGATCAAGATGACGCCCAAAACCCAGAAGGCGATCATGGCGCGAGCCCCTTTCGCTGCGTTTTGAGCGTCTCGCCACGATTCGTGGCGGAGTAACCTTGGGCAATGTCCATCGTCGATTTGACCTCCGTGACGCGACCGAGATCGGACGGGATGCCGTTGGGCCGCTCGTCGGGCGCCTGCCCGATGCCCGCCTCGGGCGGTACCAGCAAGCGATCTTTAGCGTAGATGAAAGAACCGCGGCGGTAATCGGCCATCTCGAAACGCGGGGTCAGGACGATCGCGTCGGTCGGGCACGCTTCTTCGCACATCCCACAGAAGATGCAACGCAGTTCGTCGATTTCGTAACGTGCCGCGTGACGCTCCCCGGGCGAGGTTCGGTCCTGGGGCGTATTCTCGG
This genomic interval carries:
- the nuoI gene encoding NADH-quinone oxidoreductase subunit NuoI gives rise to the protein MRKNLYNVGAILKGLSITFSFMFKKKPTIEYPSIKKQHAPRFHGLHELRRYADGKERCIGCELCSSACPANAITVIGAENTPQDRTSPGERHAARYEIDELRCIFCGMCEEACPTDAIVLTPRFEMADYRRGSFIYAKDRLLVPPEAGIGQAPDERPNGIPSDLGRVTEVKSTMDIAQGYSATNRGETLKTQRKGLAP